TGTTACTTAATAAACCGGTTGTTACATTTCGTACTATTTCTAAAGATATATATTGGACGAATATTGTTGAGGTAGATCAGTTGTCTGATGCTTTTGAAAATGTTCAGCACGATAAAGATGCTATTAAGAAACGTCAGTGGATTGTAGAGAATTATGATCCTTATTTGGATGGCAAAGTTTGTAAACGTATGTTGGAGGCCGCTGCTGACTATATCCATAGACATGGGGTTCCTAAAGAACGTAAACTTAATCTTTGGCGGAAATATACAAGTATAAAAAAATTTGGAAGAATTAAACGATAGTGATGGAAATGAAATCATATGTATTTCCCGGAAATATAGAGAGCGATATCTTGAATATTGCTGCTGAACAGATTCCTTATATGCGGACTGCTCAATTTTCTGCTCTGGTAAAAGAATCTGAGACGATGTTTTTGGATTTAATAGCTTGCGAGGGTGGGCGAGTGTTATTTTATACAGCCTCAGGTACTGCTGCAATGGAAGCTGTAGTAACAAACTTTGTTGCTCTTAAGAAAAAAGCATTTATTCTTTCAGGTGGCTCTTTTGGTCGCCGATGGAAAGATATCTGTGAGTACTATTCTTGTGTGAATGTTTCTTTTGAACTTCCTTTTGCTAAGGATGCTGATTATGAGAAGTTAGAGGCTGCTGTTGCGGCATCTCGTCCTGAAGTTTTTCTATGCCAACATCATGAAACATCTACAGGACAATTATTCGACTTAAAGAAGATCTCTGATATTTGTAAGAGATATAATGTTTATTTAGTAGTAGATGTCATTAGCTCTTTTTTAGCCGATCCTTTTAATATGGATGCTTTAGGTGTTGATATATGCGTAACTAGTAGCCAAAAAGGATTGAATATCCCTCCCGGTCTTTCTTTTGTTGTGTTAGGGAAAAGGGTCCTGAGAGAATCGTTTGCACATAAGGGATATTATCTTGATTTTAAAGAGAATTTAAAAAATCTAGAACGAGGCCAGACTCCATATAGTCCGGCTACAACCCTCTTTCTACAATTACATGCTCGTTTAAAAAAAGACGTTCAACTTGGCTATGATTCCATAGTAAATGAAGTAAGAGAAAAAGCTCTTTACTTTAGAAGCCTTTGTCAGAAAAATAATTGGGAAATGCCTGTAGAAGTTCCTTCTAATTGTATTACTGGTTTTTTTGTGTACCGGAATGGAGATATACTTTTTGCGGAGTTAATGAAAATGGGGATATACATTATGCCTGGAGGAACACCAAATTATTTTCGTGTATCTCACTTGGGAGTGCAGACTTATGAAGATCTTGATAGATTGGCTAGTTGTATAAAAGAGATAGAAAATCGTTAACCTGATATTTATGGAAAAGAAGAAAGTAAAAGTCTTTACTTCAGGAAGTTTTGACTTATTTCATGTGGGGCATCTTAATATATTAGAAAAGTCTGCAGCTTTAGGAGATGAATTGATTGTTGGGGTGAGCACAGATGAATTGATCGAAAAATATAAGGGAATGAAACCAATTGTCCCTTTTGAACAACGTTTTAAGATTATTTCGGCATTGAAATGCGTGACTAAAGTGGTTAGGCAAGTGAAGCTGACAGAGATTGCACAACTTCAGCGAGAAGAGATTGATATTGTGACGATTGGTGATGATTGGTTGGATAAATATTTGGAGGGCTTAGAATGGATGAAAGCCCAACCTAATAAAAAAGTGATCTATTTTCCTTATACTCCCGGCGTTAGCACTACCAGCATTAAAAAAGAGATAATAGACAGTACGAATCAGATTATTGAAGCTGCTTTACAGCGAGAAGCTGCTCTTGAATATAACTGGAAAGAAGACGAAAGAAAGTGAAGGAATAATTAATTTGTGAGCTAAATATGGTTAGATTTGTTACGGCCTTGGTTTCCTTCCAATAAGTTATGGAATATTTTTTATTTTTATAGAAATATGCCTTTTGATTATTGCAACCAAGTTGTTAGATGAGTAGATTCTATATAGTCGACCCTTAAAAAAACATATTTCTGCGAAGCATTTCTTATGGTAGTTGTTTCACTGATTCTTTTAAGAATAGGCAAAAAACCTTATGCTTCTTCTGAAGTTATATGCAGCTGCGGCTAATGTGGGGTTGATAGCTTTCCTAATAATCCTTTATAAAATCTCGTCCTAATCGATAATCAGTCTTCAGATGCCCCGATG
This is a stretch of genomic DNA from uncultured Bacteroides sp.. It encodes these proteins:
- a CDS encoding aminotransferase class V-fold PLP-dependent enzyme; protein product: MEMKSYVFPGNIESDILNIAAEQIPYMRTAQFSALVKESETMFLDLIACEGGRVLFYTASGTAAMEAVVTNFVALKKKAFILSGGSFGRRWKDICEYYSCVNVSFELPFAKDADYEKLEAAVAASRPEVFLCQHHETSTGQLFDLKKISDICKRYNVYLVVDVISSFLADPFNMDALGVDICVTSSQKGLNIPPGLSFVVLGKRVLRESFAHKGYYLDFKENLKNLERGQTPYSPATTLFLQLHARLKKDVQLGYDSIVNEVREKALYFRSLCQKNNWEMPVEVPSNCITGFFVYRNGDILFAELMKMGIYIMPGGTPNYFRVSHLGVQTYEDLDRLASCIKEIENR
- a CDS encoding adenylyltransferase/cytidyltransferase family protein, whose translation is MEKKKVKVFTSGSFDLFHVGHLNILEKSAALGDELIVGVSTDELIEKYKGMKPIVPFEQRFKIISALKCVTKVVRQVKLTEIAQLQREEIDIVTIGDDWLDKYLEGLEWMKAQPNKKVIYFPYTPGVSTTSIKKEIIDSTNQIIEAALQREAALEYNWKEDERK